The genomic segment CAGGCGATCTACATGCTGAGGCTGACTGATGAGCCAGGCGACTGGAATATTCAATTATTCTCTGCAGCTTCCAATGGAACTGCCCAGAAATCCTTCAAGGTTATCCCCATATGGGAGAGGATTGAAAGCCTTGGAAACGAAATTTCTGAACTGAGGAGCATAACCGATATGCTTAGAGAGAGAGTTGCGGATCTTGAAGCATTGGTTAATAGTTTATCCTCAGGTATGGTCGGTGTCCAATCAACGCTTTCATGGCTGACTTACCTTATATACGGGGCAATCGCAGTCTCAGCGGTCTCAGCAGTGGTGAGCACACTGGCATTACTACAGTACTTGAGGAAACGGGAAGTTTATATGAGAATCGTTGGAAAGACAGAAAAACCTAAAAGACGATAGAACCATCATCTTAGACTCCTACAGCTGAAAATGTAGAATGAATGGCTTGAAAGTTATGCTGGAAGCCTCTGCCTCATTAATTCCATCGGAGGCAGATCATCCGGCGATACTGGCCTTATCCTTATACTGAATTTCATCCGCTCAGGTTTTATCTGGTATTGTGGCAGTGTGTCAGGCCCGCAGCTTCCTCCGCCCAAACCCGCTTGCCTGTAATCAAGATTTAGGGTTATGTCATCACGCCTGATGAGCTCATGCGTATGTTTCGCTTTGCCTAGGTCTTCTGTTGTGAAATGATGGACACTAACTTCGAATAGCGGCATTCCGATGGACACAAGTCCATATCCCATGGGATCGATTAATGAAGCCCATCGAACATCGGTCTTATTCCCATTATCCTGAGGCTTTATATAAGGCACGTACTGATCGTCAACAGTTCCGCTGTATAAACCCACAGGGGCCCCCACCTTTCTGTCACAATAGTTCTCATGGGGCCCCCTACCATACCAAGTGAAGTTGTTATATTCGCCAGGCAACGTCAGCTGCAGTCCAACCCTTGGCAATGAAGGAAGATTGGGACTAGGTAGGATATCCGCATCTATAATTATGTCGCCTGTCCCATAAACTCTATATACCAATGTATACTCTAGACCGTCCGCAATGCCCGATGCACACGCGCTGAAGTCTACACGGATCACAACAGTACCCCCAGAAACTTTTCTGACCTCTACATCCTTTACCTTGTGCTCCAGTCTGTCAAGACCAAACTTCAGCCACAAAGGAAGCATTCTGGGAACATCATTGTCGATGGGGGCCCTCCAGACATTCAATTTTGGACCGGATTTGATCAGTTCGCGGCCGCGGTATATGAGCGACGTAAACGTTCCATTCTTCCTGCTAAATCTTAGGTTGAAGGCTTCACCTCTTATTGTCACAAATTCTTCAGATTCTTCTAAGCTAATAGACGGTATCTCCTCAGGCTTCAAAACATCGCATTCAGGCGCCTTTATTGGCAACTGGAACTGTGACCAGCCGATCTCGTAACCTTTCTCAGCCCACATTGTGTCGCTTGAGAGTTTATATCGCAATGTAAGCCAGCACTCTGATCCAGGCTTCAATACCGGCCTAGAGTATGGGACAATAAGAACTTCACTCCCTCCAGGCGGGGTTGAGACCTTTGGTAATTCGCCCTTCTGGACGATTTCACCGTCCACTTGGAGTTCCCAAGATATGTCTATTATATCAAGGCTTGTGAAGTCGTATCTATTAATTATCTTGACCTTCCCATTTAGTAGATCAATCGGCTCAGCTTCGACTGGTTGGAATATCTTCTTACACTCCCACATCCCTGGATGAGGCTTTCTATCAGGCCATACTAGACCGTTTATGCAGAAGTTACCGTCGTTTGGCGTGTCGCCGAAGTCGCCGCCATAAGCCCACCATTCTACACCATCCTCCGTTCTCTTCTTCAGGCCCTGATCAACCCAGTCCCATATGAAGCCTCCCCTGAGACGCTTATACTTTCTTATGGTCTCCCAATACTCCTTAAGATTTCCAGTACTATTGCCCATAGAATGCGCGTACTCAACCATTATTATTGGCCGATCCTCCTGAGGGTCTTCAGCGAGCATCGTAAGCCTCTCAATGGATGGGTACATAATGGCTATGATATCGACAACTGATGAAACCTTCCCTGGCACACGTGCGGTACTCTCATAGAGGACAGGCCTAGTAGGATCGTAGCCACGGATCCAGCCTGCCGCAGCATCATGGTTCTGTCCATACCCAGACTCATTTCCCAATGACCATATTATCACACATGGATGGTTCTTATCTCTCTCAACCATTCTTACGCATCGTTCCATGAACGCGTGGAGCCACTCCGGATCATGTGCCGGATCAATTGGGATGCCGTCCTTCTTGGCCGGCGGTCTGAACCATGCTATCCCGTGACATTCGATGTTCGCCTCATCAATCACGTATATGCCATACTTGTCGCAGAGATCATACCATCTCGGATCATTTGGGTAGTGGGAAGTTCTAACCGCGTTGAAGTTAAACTTTTTCATAAGTTTTATATCCGCTATCATAGATTCCAACGTTACAGCTTTCCCCCTCTCATCGTCGTGCTCATGACGGTTAACACCCTTAAATAAAACTGGAGCGCCATTAATTAAGATCCGACCGTCTCTGATCTCGACTTGTCTGAACCCTACCTTGCAGCTCTCAACCTCCTGTACCGCACCGCTATCATCTTTTAACGTCAAAAGAAGATTGTAGAGGTATGGGTCTTCGGCCGACCACTTTCTCGGATTAACAACTTTCTGCTCGAATTCATACACAACTTCGCTCCTTGCCTTTATCCTCAAGATCTTCCCTTCTAATGGACTTTCAAAGACTGGTTTCCCATTGGAATCCAAAAGTTTCGCTTCAATGATATAGTTTTGAACTTCCTTGTCCGAGTAGTTCCTAATCTTCGCCAACACCCGAAACTTTGCATCTCTGTATTCATTATCAAACTCGGTTCTTACGAAAAAGTCCCTTATGTGAACATTTGGAGTCGAGTAGACATATACGTCTCTATGTATACCGCTTAATCGCCACATGTCTTGATCTTCTAAGTAGCTCCCATCACACCAGCGGATCACCTCTACGGCGATGGTGTTCACACCGGAGTGAATGTAGGGAGTAATATTGAATTCGGCAGGTAGTCTGCTGTCCTCGCTGTATCCAACCATCACTCCATTAACCCACAAGTAGAATGCTGAGTCAACCCCTTCAAAAACTATGAAGACCTGACGGCTAAGCCAGTCTTCCGGCACCTCGAAAGTCTTCCTATACAAACCCGTCGGGTTATTGTCATGTGGAACCCAAGGAGGATTAGCTGGGAATGGGTATACCACATTTGTGTATATGGGCTTATCGTATCCAAGCATCTGCCAATTTATGGGGACTGGAACAGTATCCCAGCCTGTTTCATCGATTGAAGGCTTATAAAAGTCCTGTGGAACACTGAAAGGGTTAGGTACGAGCTTGAATTTCCATTCTCCATTTAAGAGTAGAAACCACGGCGACCTTTCTCTCTCATAGGATAGAGCTGTATTCTCTTCTTTATATGGAATTGATGGAACATGAGCTGGCTCCCTATTTATCTCGACAACCCTTGGATTCTCCCATTCTGGAATCATTATAGAACTCCACCCATCATGTTATACAGTATATTCTCGCAATTTACATGGTTTTCGCATTAGATAAGATGTGTACTGCTTTACTTTTTAAGGATTAGGTCTCACGGCAATTCTAAATCAAATATGGGGATACGATGTAAATTAAACTAAGTTCAAAGTTCAGGCAGCTTATTTCTCAATTTCCAGCCAAGGATAGAGCTCCTTGAGCTTCTGCATTGCCTCTTTAACCTTCTCTTCAGGATACTCATATGGCATTAGTTTTCCATTGAGATAATCATCATACGCCTGCATGTCGAAGTATCCGTGGCCGCAGAGTAAGAAGAGTATTGTCTTCTCCTCACCTGTTTCCTTGCATTTTAACGCTTCGTCGATCACAGCTTTTATCGCATGCGCTGGCTCGGGTGCTGGGATAAGCCCCTCAGCCTTAATGA from the Candidatus Bathyarchaeota archaeon genome contains:
- a CDS encoding DUF4981 domain-containing protein is translated as MIPEWENPRVVEINREPAHVPSIPYKEENTALSYERERSPWFLLLNGEWKFKLVPNPFSVPQDFYKPSIDETGWDTVPVPINWQMLGYDKPIYTNVVYPFPANPPWVPHDNNPTGLYRKTFEVPEDWLSRQVFIVFEGVDSAFYLWVNGVMVGYSEDSRLPAEFNITPYIHSGVNTIAVEVIRWCDGSYLEDQDMWRLSGIHRDVYVYSTPNVHIRDFFVRTEFDNEYRDAKFRVLAKIRNYSDKEVQNYIIEAKLLDSNGKPVFESPLEGKILRIKARSEVVYEFEQKVVNPRKWSAEDPYLYNLLLTLKDDSGAVQEVESCKVGFRQVEIRDGRILINGAPVLFKGVNRHEHDDERGKAVTLESMIADIKLMKKFNFNAVRTSHYPNDPRWYDLCDKYGIYVIDEANIECHGIAWFRPPAKKDGIPIDPAHDPEWLHAFMERCVRMVERDKNHPCVIIWSLGNESGYGQNHDAAAGWIRGYDPTRPVLYESTARVPGKVSSVVDIIAIMYPSIERLTMLAEDPQEDRPIIMVEYAHSMGNSTGNLKEYWETIRKYKRLRGGFIWDWVDQGLKKRTEDGVEWWAYGGDFGDTPNDGNFCINGLVWPDRKPHPGMWECKKIFQPVEAEPIDLLNGKVKIINRYDFTSLDIIDISWELQVDGEIVQKGELPKVSTPPGGSEVLIVPYSRPVLKPGSECWLTLRYKLSSDTMWAEKGYEIGWSQFQLPIKAPECDVLKPEEIPSISLEESEEFVTIRGEAFNLRFSRKNGTFTSLIYRGRELIKSGPKLNVWRAPIDNDVPRMLPLWLKFGLDRLEHKVKDVEVRKVSGGTVVIRVDFSACASGIADGLEYTLVYRVYGTGDIIIDADILPSPNLPSLPRVGLQLTLPGEYNNFTWYGRGPHENYCDRKVGAPVGLYSGTVDDQYVPYIKPQDNGNKTDVRWASLIDPMGYGLVSIGMPLFEVSVHHFTTEDLGKAKHTHELIRRDDITLNLDYRQAGLGGGSCGPDTLPQYQIKPERMKFSIRIRPVSPDDLPPMELMRQRLPA